A window of Triplophysa dalaica isolate WHDGS20190420 chromosome 12, ASM1584641v1, whole genome shotgun sequence genomic DNA:
GAAGAGGAACAGTCACTTCTGAATCAGGAGGGAATCGCATTGCCCAATAATCTGCCCTTAACTAAGGTCACATGTgtgctgtgtgttgtgttgtgctgcgtgtgtgtgtgttgtgtacagCACTGACTGAACTTTGTTTGAATCTCACAGGCTGAAGAGAGAATTCTGAAGAAAGTGAGACGGAAGATTCGTAACAAATTGTCAGCACAGGACAGTCGCAGAAGGAAGAAAGATTATATCGACGGTCTGGAGAGCAGGTGACATATTGACTCCTGTGTCAGAAAAATCTGTCTGTCggtctgtgtgttttctttaatgtgtgtgtgttttagggtGGCTGCGTGTTCGGCTCAGAACACAGATTTGCAGAGAACGGTGGAGCATCTggagaaacacaacatgtaGGTGTAATAGAGGTGACAGGTGATGTCACCGGTTGCTCGTAAACAACTGTTTAATGTGTTCAGAACATGTGATCTGGTTCTTGCTGTGCTGTGTTTTCTGTCGTTGATGAATCACTTTGCATGTGTTCGGTTGCAGTTCTCTTGTGGCTCAGCTGCGCAAACTGCAGTCTTTGATCAAGCAAACGGCCACGAAAGCTGCGCAGACGAGCACGTGTCTCATGGTCAGTTCTGATCTCTTGAACATCAGATGAATCTTTTAGTTTCAGCAGTGattgaatgtgtgttttctctcgTCACAGATCATCATCTTCTCTCTGGGTCTGATCATATTCCCCAGTTACAGTCCGTTCACATGGCGCTCAGCGGAGGACAGCTATGCACCGTCTGCTGGTGAGACCAATATCAAAACATCAGTCTGTCTGCAATGACGAAAACTGACTGCGTTGTCTCGTGTGAACTGTTCGGCGTGTTTTCTTTTTGCTGCAGTGATGTCCAGAAATATCCTGAACGATGCGGCCTCACTTTCCCTCTCTGAGGACGTGGGGCAGGATGAGCCGATGATTTCAGATCCACTCACAGATCACAGTCGACCGgatgaggcggaggtggtgtTTGACGTAGCGCAGGTGTCAGAAGATGTGGCGGTTCGGCAGGGTTCAGTGCTGGAGAACGACACGGCTGTGACTACAGGAACCACGAACACTCCTGCCGTGGGTTTCATCGCACCTGTGGCGACAGGGAACGCAGCGACAGACGCAGGCAAACCTCCACACGCTGATGAAATGTGAAGAATCCTCCGGTGTGGGCTGTTGCTCTGGGTGTGGCCGGTTCTTTTGTGCGAGTGCGTGTTTGAATGAACGCCAACATGTGTTTGACTGTTGGCCGTCAGTCGGGTGGCTTTATTTATTCTCGCTGGTGTTGAAAGACTGTTAAAGGTGTGTTTCCTCTACACTACTGCCCACTGCAATTGGTTTTCCTGAAATCTTTTGCATCATGCAAAGgaaatgtaaagtgtttttaagcCCATGCCTTGGTGCACTGTTGATAATGGAGGAGaaaatgcatttgttgttgttgaccTCTAAGACtgacaacctttttttgcataaatttcATTCATTTGCTTGAAGCCATCAAATCAAACCAGACCGTGATGTGTGACGGCTCTATTGACCCGTACAGTTGAGATAATCAATCAAATCAATTTAAGATCCAGTTAGAAATCAAACACTAAAGAGTGTAAATAACACTTAcgctgttttttatataatgtccTGATCCGTCTGTATCATGtgaattattttacatgttaGTGGGCTTTGCTGTTTCAGATAATAAGAATAAAtgttaaagttttatttaatgacTTTTTGTTCATGAAATGCTTTTGTTTGTACAATGTCCTTGATTCAGATTATCTGAGGATGTAATGACtggttttatattttgtcatttgaataaatgtttttgtaaatctgTGAAGAAACAACACTCGGCAGAATGTAATTGTGGAAGGACTTGATGATCCAGCTTGAAACTGAAAACtataacacatacacacataaacacaaacacacttcgaGACGTACAATTACAGGGGATGTGGAATtgtttaaacacatacatgtatgaaataaatacacaatcagaaatgtacacaaatttctttatttaaaaatatttcagccCTTACATGTCTTGATAAGGAACACTTTGACTGAAATAGAAAGTGTGTCAGTAATAATCTGCTGATCCTGAAGATCTATTAAACACGTGGTGAATGAGGATTGTCTTTACGTTTCAATCCTCAGATGCTTTTCCAGAATGTGTTGTGGAGAAGATGAAGAGTGATatatgatgttaatggatgactatagattaacaaagttcgggagaagccagggcatataattaagaccggctcATAAATAGACAAAGATTCTTACCTGCAGACATCTCTcaaggattacacatcccaccacctccccggctcctccacttgagctcttgtcgatagcagaactccGGGGGCTGAGTTCTGGGTTCTGCCGATTATCGGccctattggggggcgggagcgtactgggatcggatggaatcggcgagctcggaacctgctccccggacagcacgccaaacacgcatacttttactactcctgctatcttcattatctgctcaggtgaactcgtgaaccTGAGCACTTGGAGTCTTCCTCACGTTGAGCTCTTCATCAGATGCTGATGTGTGACAGATTCAAATCATCTGTAGctcacacacaatcacacatttaTACGGGAGGAATGAATAAATCAAAGTGAGAATATCTTCACATGAAGATGTCAGCCTTCAGAACAAATCTTATTTAGGATCCTTTAataaatttacataaaacagGATTTCTGTGTAAATCTACTCACACAAGCCCTGTGACACCACAGATATTTGATTGTGAAATACACTCAGCAATACATTCAATCTAAATATTATTGATCAAAGAAAGCATGAATATCAATTTACTAAGCTTGAAGTTGTAAATCGAAATATATGTTGATACAGCCTTTGTATTTTTGAAGAAGATTCtagcttttaaaataaacaacctGAATCTGTTAGGTATTTGCTTTAATCATAGTGAATATTTAAAGGTTTAGTTACACTTAAATGATTGAAGATTAAACTTCCTTTAACTTTAAATGTCGTGTACACAAAGCTTTAACTGGACGCCAGCACACAAGTTTCTCATAAATgtctcatttacattttctgatttGAAAAGACATCTGAAATGTCTGTTTAATGTAGTTCAGTCTGTTTACACTAGAGCGCGATGCGCGTGCAGAAATGGGACCCGCAGGCGTTAAGACGCACAGGTGACGTCAAGGCCTGAAGGCGGGAACGCACGGCAGGCACAGTGACAGCACACgcacacgcgcacgcacgcacgcatgcacgcacgcacgcacacttgACATCAGGATGTGATTGTTTGACGGACAGCTTGTTAAATTAAggtaaaacatttatgaaagagTCATTTACACGAACTACCTGAATGTCTATAAGTGTAATGAACTGCCTTTCAAACAACAACCTGtccacacacacctacacacacactcgAGCATTTTCTCTTTTCGTTTCCTATCATGACACTTCGatggatgtttttcttttattacatcactctctatcatttacacagattatttaatattagggatgagcgagtacagcattatctgtatccgtatctgtactcggactgggcggggcctaatCAGGAAGTGGGCGTgatttaacccggaaattgggtcgggttgtcttgagatgggcggggctttaaccggtatgggttgatcagaaattgttatatttaatgctgattagaaaaatatttacatgacaccatcagcattgagcttcagatcaatgcttttgatcacgatgacaaacgaactatatacagaataagttttgcaacaatgaatacaacacatgcggttgcaattatgaagttaaatgtaatgaacaagagttttcatctcaattataaaaataaaataactttatttttgtaacttttaattaaaaactggatagagccagctgacggtttaaaaaagacatcCAGAGCaaccaagcaccacgtctgaacaaaccccacgtttaccaaactctactggttaataagtaagtactaaaaaccgaaataaaaaacaaacctgaagctgaagaaaccctaaacgttaacggaaaagacccgcgaacctgagtgactgagggagagacggagagagagagcagcgaacacagtcagcaacacaatacatctgtatatgtgtagaggaggggcgctgtgactatcacagaacacagacacagtcagcaacacaatacatctgtatgtgtgtaggggaggggcgctgtgactatcacagaacacagacacagtcagcaacacaatacatctgtatatgtgtaggggaggggcgctgtgactatcacagaacgcaga
This region includes:
- the creb3l4 gene encoding cyclic AMP-responsive element-binding protein 3-like protein 4 is translated as MREADIVSGNITSTEKNEDVDEILEESHLLLDDSCSGILYPGLETWNTESHCGLNDSESEEVLNAINPNEVYPSAAAGVQEVLSESDSGLSEDLCPDGAHEQKVNVQQMPALYQVVYDISSLGAVITERGPPHMDVISIQLDDWSSQILLSDSCVVNELVSSVKMESDDTQQSHTPDSSLVYPELQLTEEEQSLLNQEGIALPNNLPLTKAEERILKKVRRKIRNKLSAQDSRRRKKDYIDGLESRVAACSAQNTDLQRTVEHLEKHNISLVAQLRKLQSLIKQTATKAAQTSTCLMIIIFSLGLIIFPSYSPFTWRSAEDSYAPSAVMSRNILNDAASLSLSEDVGQDEPMISDPLTDHSRPDEAEVVFDVAQVSEDVAVRQGSVLENDTAVTTGTTNTPAVGFIAPVATGNAATDAGKPPHADEM